The sequence below is a genomic window from Bacillota bacterium.
TTTCTCAGTCCAGATGAATGTGTTTTGGGGTGACAAAATCACAGTCCGTTGACAGGCCGGTGCAGTTCCGGCGTGTGGCATTCACGACAGCGGGCCTACAAGACCGCAAGACCGCAAGGCGCACGTCAAGGTTTTGAGGTCTCGTTCAGGGTCTCGTGCAGCGGTGTCCGACCGAGGTCGAAAAGGCTGGTCACCCACGGCACGAGACCTTTCGCGAGCTGGCCGCGAGTCCGTGGCGAGCTCACGCTCTGACTCCACCCATTCACTACGGCCTGCTCCTTATCTCCGAATCATGCCGCCGTGTGTGTTGCCATGGAAAATGACACTTGACACATGTGAACCAGGGCTATATAGTAGTGCTGGAAAGGTGCAATGCCAGTAGCAGTGGAGCGCGGAAGCGAACCGTTGGTTGTCGCGGCGCTCGCGGTTCTCGCGGTGCCCACGGCGGTCACGGCGCTGATGGTGCTGACGGCCATCACGGCCGTCAGGGCGGTCACGGACCGCGCGGTGCTTACGGTGCTCGCGATGTCCACGAGGTTCGTGGTGGTCACAGTGTGCTCGGTGTGCCCGGTATACTCTGCACCCTCGCACGCCCCGCACGCCCTGCACACCCGGTGCGCCTAGCGCGCCCAGCGTGCCCGGCAGCCCCGCACGCCCAGTTCGCCCAGTGCGCCCGTCGGGCCCGGCGCGATTGAAGCGTGCCGAACACAAGCGCGCCCGGACACAAGCGCGCGAGGCACACGGTTCGCGGCATCTCACGAACCCCGCGAGAGGCGCTGGGCGCGCGGCATCCGCGAGTCACCGAGTCACTTGGGGCAACCAGGATCACACAGGCTACATTCGGGTCACACGGATGACGAGATGCGCACGGGTCATGCGAGACATACATAGGCGCTGCCGTGTGACAGGGGCCGGGAGACAGCGGCCTTACGACACCATGAGGAGGCTGAGCCTATGGATTTCGGAGAGCGCCTGAGGAGGATGAGAGAGAACGCCGGTCTCAGCGCAAGAGCCCTTGCAGAGAAGGTGGGAGTATCCCCCAGCTTCATCTACCAGCTCGAGCGGAACGAGGCCACTCCATCGTTTTCGACACTCAAGCGGATAGGCGCTGTCCTTGGGACGGGCGTGTCTGTCCTCACCGACGACGAGTTCCCAGAGGAATGGGTCGTGGTCCGCAAGGGCGGCCGGCGGAGGCTAGTTACGGGATGCGACGGCGTGAACATAGAGCTCTTTACGTTTCTCGGGTCGCGTAGCAAGCGGATGCAAGCGTGCTTCGTCTCGCTCGGGCCCCAGGCCAGTTACCCCCGGGAGAACCTCGTGTACGGCCACGAAAGAGACGACTTTGTGTACGTGCTCGAGGGGAGTGTCGAGGTTCTGAGCGGGGGTAAGTGGTACCGTCTGGAACCGGGAGACGCCGCCCACTTCTCCATCCACAGTGTGGAGGCACTGCGCAACGCGGACAGCTCGCCAGCCGCGGCGCTTTGGGTGGTCTCTCCATCTGGCGTGTGACCTGGCGTGATCTTGCGTGATGGAGTTGCGTAAAGGACGCGGCGCGTGACCGCATGTCCGGTGTTCCGGTGCTGCCTCGGCGAGTGGGGACAAGCGTCTGGCCAAGGATCTGGCCAAGCGTCTGGCCAAAGGCGGGGAAGTACGGCGTGGGCCGGATGGGTGCGCCCAGGATTGTGCAGGCTTTCACAAACTCCGCGAACTCGCGGGGAGACGCACGACCGGCCAGACAAAGAGCGGCCGCTATCAGGTGACGAGGCGCCGCATAACGAGACGTCCCATTACGAGGCGCCGCGCGACGAGGCGGCGGGTCGCGACGCCCAAGGCGCATGTCAAGACAGACCGCGCCTGCCGGAGTGGCTTGCGGCAGGTCAACGGAGGTCACGGCAAGTTACGAGGGCCGATACTAGGTGATATCCGGTTACGGCAACTCGCGGTGAGCCGCGGTGAGTCGCGGCGCGACCGGCGGCGCAACAGGCGGTGCCACCGGCATTGCGAGCGGCACTGCGACCGGCGACCGGCGACCGGCGGTGTGGCGCGCTCCAGCGCGACGGGCGGCGGCCCGCAGGATCCGCAGACATTCAAAGCAAGAGAACGCGCTCTGGACAGGCTCTGGACAGCGCGAACGACACGGGGGGTAACGCTTATGGCGGTGGCGGAGAGTCAAGTGTTTCAGCGCAAGTTTGACAAGGTAAACGCGATCATCGAGAGGCATGGCGGCAAGGTGTCCAACCTGATAGCCATCCTCCAGGAGATCCAGTCGGAGTACCGCTATCTCCCGGAGGAAGTGCTCACCTACGTTGCAACGGCGCTCGGGATACCCCCGGCGACTGTGTACGGGGTCGCCACGTTCTACGCGCAGTTTTCTTTGAAGCCCAAGGGAAAGTACGTCATCAAGGTGTGCGACGGGACCGCGTGTCACGTGCGGGGTTCCGAGAGACTGCGTTACGTGGTACGGGAGAAGCTTGGCCTCGATGACTCCAAGGACACCACAGACGATCTCAAGTTCACCTTGGAGACGGTGTCATGCATTGGTGCTTGCGGGCTGGCACCGGTGGTAACGGTGAACGACCGCGACGTGCATGGCCAGCTTACTCCGGAGGCGTTGTCGATAATCCTTGACCAGCTGATCGCGAAGGAGAAAGCCGGTGATGTGACCAGAGATGGTTCGGGCGGGGACGACGCGACAAGGCACAGCACAGACGGAAACACAGACGGAAACAACGTGTCGGGTCGCAGCGCAGAGCTGGACGGTAGGGAAAAGGGGTGTCGGGAATGACCGCGCGGCTAAACACGCCACAGGACGTCGAGTCGTATGCGAATGACATGAAGGCGGCCCTCGGCCGCCAAAGAGTGCGCGCTCTCGTGTGCGCGGGAACGGGCTGTATGGCTAACGGCTCACTCAAGGTTTACGAAAGGCTCAAGGACGCGATCAGGGAGAGAGGTCTCCTGATCGAGCTCGACATGGTGCTTGACGCGTGCAAGACCGAGAGCGGGAGTGCGCGCGACGCGAGCGCACCTGGCGCGTCCCGCGGGGAGTCCTGCAACGATGGTTGCACGGTCCGGGTCGGCGATGCCTCAGCGTCCACAGCTCACCCTGCGTCCGCGTCCGAGGCCAGAGGTGGGCGCACGCTTGAGGTCGGCGACGCGCCTGGTGCCACAGACGGAGCGCCGTCCGCGCATGGGGCCACGTCCAAGTCCTCGGCAGTCGGATCAGCCGGCGGGGTGGGCGTGTCCATCAGCGGCTGCCACGGGTTCTGCCAGATGGGCCCGCTCGTCCGGATAGAGCCGCAAGGCATCCTGTACGTGCAAGTGAAGCCCGAGGACGTTGAGGAGATCGTCGAGACCACCCTCGTCCGCGGCGAGGTCGTCGAACGCCTCCTGTATCACGACCCGTCCACCGGCGAGCCCGCTCGCACGGAGGAGTCGATACCGTTCTACCGCAGGCAGGTAAGGGTGGTCTTGGCAAACTGCGGTCGAATGAACCCAGAGGACATCCGGGAGGCCATCGCCCACGGCGGCTACGGGGCGATTGCGCGCATCCTCAGCGGGATGACGCCTGAAGAGGTGATCCAGACCGTAACGGCCTCCGGCCTTCGAGGGCGCGGCGGCGCCGGCTTTCCAACCGGGCGCAAGTGGTCCTTCGCGCGGGCGGCGGCCTCGGACAAGAAATACGTGATCTGTAACGGCGACGAGGGGGATCCTGGCGCGTTCATGGATCGCAGCGTCATGGAGGGCGACCCCCACAAGGTGATAGAAGGCCTAATGATAGCGGCATACGCCATAGGTGCCGACGAAGGGTTCATCTACGTGAGGGCGGAGTACCCCGTCGCCGTGAGCCGCCTCAAGAGGGCGGTCGCGCAGGCTCGGGAGCACGGCCTTCTCGGACGCAACATCCTCGGGAGCGGCTTCTCGTTCGACATTACGATCAAGGAAGGCGCAGGAGCGTTCGTGTGCGGCGAGGAAACCGCGCTCATTTCGTCGATCGAGGGCAGGCGCGGCATGCCGAGTCCAAGGCCCCCGTACCCCGCGACCAGTGGCCTCTTCGGCAGGCCGACAGTCATCAACAACGTCGAGACGTTGGCCAACTTGCCCGCCATCATCACGAAAGGGCCGGAGTGGTTCAGGTCGTACGGCACCCCGACGAGCCCGGGAACGAAGACCTTCGCCCTCGCGGGACAGGTGGCCAACACCGGCCTGGTCGAGGTCCCTATGGGGCTCCCGCTTCGAGACCTCATCTTCGACATCGGCGGCGGGATGAGGGGCGGCGGGAAGTTCAAGGCTGTCCAGATAGGCGGACCTTCCGGCGGGTGTCTCGGCGAGGAACACCTCGACGTGGGTCTGGATTACGAATCGCTGGCGAAGGTCGGCGCGATGGTGGGATCCGGCGGGATGGTGGTGATGGACGACACCGCGTGTATGGTGGAGGTCGCTCGGTTCTTCATGAGGTTCACGCAGAGCGAGTCGTGCGGCAAGTGTGTCCCGTGCCGGGAAGGCACGAAGCAAATGCTGGCCCTTCTAACGAAGATGACGAGCGGGGAAGGGGCACCGGAGGACCTTGGACTCCTCGAGGAGCTTGCGCTGGCGGTGAAGGACGGGTCCTTGTGCGGCTTGGGCAAGACCGCTCCCAACCCCGTCCTGACGACTCTGAAGTACTTCCGTCCGGAGTACGAGGCACACGTGGTGCGAAAGCGCTGCCCGGCCGGGGCGTGCCAGGCGTTGCGCACGTATTCCATTGACGCCTTGAAGTGCCGCGGGTGCACCCTGTGCGCGAAGGTTTGTCCCATTGGCGCCATTTCGGGTGAGCGTGGTAAGCCTCACGTGATAGATCCGGAGAAGTGCGTCAAGTGCGGGACGTGTGTCGAGAAGTGCAGGTTCGGCGCCATACACGCCTAGTCGCGGAGTGCGAGCCACAGGCCGTTAAGCCGGAGTGCTAGCCACAGGCTGCTAACCGCGGCGGGTCAATTCCGGCAAGGTTAGCCCGGGAAGGTCAGCTCGGGGTGGCTGGCCCTGGGGGCTGGCCCGGGGGGTGGTTCCGGAGGGTGATTCCGGGGGGGTGGTTCCGAGGGCTGGTGCCGGGGACTGGCCCGGGGTGGCGGCCCGGGACGGCCCGGGGCGGCTGCACGGATATGGCTGGTCCACAAAGGCTGCTCCGGGAAGATTAGCCCCGGAAAGATTAGCTCGGTGAGACCGGCTGGGCGAGGCTAAACGCATGACGCTCACCAACCACGACGCGTGGCCGCCAAAATGGACTGAAGGAGGTAACGAGGCTATGCCGCACGTGACGGTCGATGGCCAAAAGGTTGAGATAAACGGTGAGAAGAACATCCTCGAGGTGGTGCGCAAGGCGGGAATCGAGCTCCCGACGTTCTGCTACCACTCGGAGCTTTCTGTATACGGCGCGTGCCGGATGTGCTCTGTCGAGGTGGAAGGCATGGGGCTCGTCGCGGGGTGTTCCACGCCGCCGGCGGACGGCATGGTCATCCGCACGAATACCGAGAGGACGCTGAGGCTGCGTCGCATGGTCATAGAGCTGCTCTTGGCCAATCACCACAGGGACTGCACTACCTGTGAGAAGAACGGCATGTGCAAGTTGCAGAGCCTTGCGTACCAGCTGGGCGTGAGGAAGGTCAGGTTCGGGGAGCGGGAGGAGATGCTTCCCATAGACGAAGGGAATCCGTCGGTGGTGCGGGATCCCAACAAGTGTATCCTCTGCGGGGACTGCGTGAGGGTTTGCTCTGAGATCCAGGGCGTCGGGGTCCTGGACTTCGCGGGACGCGGGTCGCGCACGAGCGTGAGCCCGGCGTTCGGCCGGAAGCTGTCCCAGGTAGAGTGCGTGTACTGCGGTCAGTGCGTGGCCGTGTGCCCCACGGGAGCGCTCACGGGCAAGTCGGAGGTCGAGGCCGTGTGGTCTGCGCTCCATGACCCGTCGAAGACCGTGGTGGCGCAAGTCGCGCCGGCGGTGCGGGTCGCGCTGGGCGAGGTCTTCGGAGGCAAGCCCGGCGAGATAGGGACGGGCAAGGTGGTGGCTGCCCTGAAGAAACTGGGCTTCAAGAAGGTGTTCGATACGGTCTTCGCGGCCGACCTTACCGCCGTGGAGGAATGCCACGAGTTCCTGGAGAGGCTCGGGAAAGGGGAGAACCTCCCCCAGTTCACGTCGTGCTGTCCAGGGTGGGTCAAGTTCATGGAGCAGTACTATCCTGACATGCTGCCGAACTTGTCCACCTGCAAGTCGCCGCAGCAGATGTTCGGGTCGGTCATAAAGCGCTTCTACTCCAAGGAGCTCGGAGTGCGCCCGGAGGATGTGTTCGTGGTCTCGATCATGCCTTGCACGGCCAAGAAGTTCGAGGCAACGAGGCCGGAGTTCGCGTCCGAGGGCGGCATTCGCGAGGTGGACGCGGTCCTATCCACGACCGAGCTCGGCATGCTCCTGAAGCAAGCCGGCACAGTCTTCGACGAGCTCGAGGAGGAAGGCTTCGACCAGCCGTTTGGCCTTACCACAGGCGGCGGCGTCATATTCGGTGTGACCGGCGGCGTGGCCGAGGCTGTGCTTCGAGCGGCAGCAGGTCGGCTGGGAGTGGACCCCGGAGGAATCGAATTCCAGGAAGTCCGAGGCTTCGACGGGACGCGCGAAGCGACCGTGCGGCTGGGAGACGCTGAGATCAGCGTGGCCGTCGTGCACGGTCTCGCGAACGCCCGGAGACTGGTGGAAGCGGTTCGGAGAAGAGAAGTGTGTTACAATCTAGTTGAGGTAATGGCTTGCCCAGGGGGTTGCGTCGGAGGCGGCGGACAGCCGTATCCGAATGACGTCCCTGCGAGAAAGGCCAGGGGAAAGGGTCTCTATCGGGCTGACAGGACGATGCAGCTACGCAGCCCCAGTGAGAACCTGGCGGTGGCGAAGCTCTACGAGAAGCACCTGGGAGGGCCGGGCAGCACGGCGGCGCACGAGGCGCTCCATACAGCGTACGGGCCACGCCGACGGATAACGGGGGACATGAGGATAAACGGCGCGGCGCCTGGGGCCCTCGATGTCTCGGTGTGCGTGGGCACCGGATGTTACCTGCGGGGATCCTACGACGTGATCGACACGTTCACGAGGCTTGCCGAGGACGACGAGTTCATGGGACGCGTCAACCTCAAGGCCACGTTCTGCTTGGAGCACTGCGACCGTGGAGTGTCGATCAAGGTGGGTGACGAGATCATCACCGGGGTGACTCCCGAGAACGCGCAGCGCGTCTTCCACGATCAGGTCGCGGCGCGGCTTACCAAAGAGCCTTGTCGGGCGTGCCGCAGCTAGCGCATTCTCCGGCCGGGCCGTTTGTTGGTCGGCTCGTGCGCCGACCCACCTCGGGATCACCGGCCTCGGGAGCCCCGGGATCCATGGTCCTTGTCGAACGACGGCGCATGGCGACTAAGAACAGGCTCTTTGAGCCCTGTTGCTCAATCAGCCAAGCCGCGCGTCTTGATGTGGTTTCCGGGGCCGTGTCGCCCGGTCCGGGTGGCCTGGGCCGGGTTGAGAGAGCTAGGAAATGCGAGGTGCCGTCCCTGTGTTGACCATCTTCGTGTGCGTTGGCAGCTCCTGTTTTCTGCGAGGCGCCCCCGACGTGATCAAGGCATTCGAGGCGGAGATAGAGAGGAGGGCGCCCGGCCAGGTGGAGCTCAAGGGGACGTTTTGTCAGGACCTCTGCACTTTGGGGGTCACGGTGAGGATCGGGAGCAAGGTCTTTTCCGGCGTGAGGCCCGACGATGTGCCGCGGCTGTTCGATACGGAGGTTGTACCGCTGATAGAGAGCGCCTGCGAACGATGATGCGCGAACGATGATGCGCAGGAGGACGTGTCAAGACAGCGGGGCCTTTGCGCGTCGACATGCGGGAACTAGCGGCCTGCAATCCGCTTTCGATCCGCTGCTACCCGCCGACACTCGCGCGAGCGGCGAGGGGGGCGCGGGAGCAGCCGCGCGTCGCCAGTATGGATCGCGGCCCGCGCAGAGCGTAGAGGGCGCTGGATGACAATGGAGGGCGATGGAAGAAGCGAGGCGAGAGGCTGGCACCACGTAGTTGGGAGCTAGTCGGGAGCTGGAGGAGTGGTACAGTGAGTGTGATCGAGACCATAGAGGCCAAGTGCAAGGACTGCTACAAGTGTCTCAGGTCGTGCCCGGTCAAGGCCATCAGGATGGAACGGGGGGACGCGCCTCACGAGCTCCACGCGCGGGTGGCCGCTGAGCGGTGCGTCTACGACGGCACGTGCGTCCTTGTGTGCCCGCAGAGGGCCAAGAGGGTCGCAAGCGACCTCCACAAGGTGCGCTCAGCCATCGCCGGCGGAGCGAAGGTGGCTGCGAGCCTCGCGCCCTCGTTTCCGTCCGCCTTTGCCCTTGACGGAGTGAATCCTCTAGCCGTTCCGGCGGCCCTTCGCCGCCTCGGCTTTCAAATCGTCCAGGAGACCGCGGTCGGTGCCGAGCTTGTGGGCGCCGAGCACGCGCGGGTCTTACGCGAGACCAGCGTCCCGCTCATCTCCAGCTCCTGCCCTGCGGTGGTGAACCTCATCGAACGGCATTATCCCGAGGTCATTACATACCTTGCCCCCATCGTGTCGCCCATGATCGCTCATGGCCGCTTTCTCAAGCGGCTCGTGCCAGGCGTGAAGGTGGCTTTCATTGGCCCGTGCATCGCCAAGCACGAAGAGCGGGCAGTTCCGGGACTGGACGACGCCGTCGATTTCGTGCTGACTTTCGACGAGCTCGCAGGCGTCTTCACGCAAGAAGGCATTGACCTCAGTCAAATCGAGCCTGAGGATTTCGACGGGCCGGCGCCTGACCTCGCGCGCCTCTTCCCCGTGAGTGGCGGCATGTTGAGGGCTTCCAGGCTCAGCACGGACATGCTTGACCGGGAGGTGCTGTCCGTATCGGGCATGAACAATTGCCGCGAAGTCCTGCGATGGTTCGTCGAAACCCTGCAGAGCGAGAAGCTGGGCTCCTGCGGTGCCTGCGACGCGACTTCGCAGCACTCACGCGGCGCGACCCCGGACCCGCACAACGCGGGGGCCGTGCTGCCGGACCCACCCAACACTGAGGCCCTGCCGCCGGACCCGCGCACAACGGATGTTGTGACACCGGACTTCCACAACGCGGGCGCTGGGGCTTCCCACGCGCGCAACGCGGACTCAGTGGCCCCGACCGCGAGGAGCGCTGACGCAGCGACCCCGAACTCACACGTGGCGCCAACAAGCCAGCTTCCGGAGACCTCGGATCCAGACCACGAAGCGCCCTTGGCCGGCGCACACGGATCAGCCCCGAGACTGCCACGCCTCGTGGAGATGCTAGCTTGCGAGGGCGGGTGCATCAACGGACCCATGAATCCGGCGCGCGATGACATCTACGCGCGCAGGGCAAGAGTTCTTGAATACATGGAGCGAGCAGGGCACGCAAGGTCGCAGCCGCCGACGCGGTGCAGCATCGGGGCTATCGGGGCTGGCGAAGATGCCGTTCCCGTCGCTTCAGAGCAGGACCGGGACGGCGACCGGCTCATGAGGCCGGACGAGCACGTCACCTTGGGGCCCACCGTATGGCTGCCGAGGAACCTGCTCCACAGATCGTACCGGAACCTGCGACCCGTGGCGCCCACCCCCGACGAGGACGCGATCAAGGCCGTCCTCGCCAAGACCGGGAAGTACGCGCCCGACGATGAGCTCAACTGCGGCGCGTGCGGCTACGATTCATGCCGTGACAAGGCTATCGCGGTGCTCCACGGGATGGCCGACCCCGAGATGTGCATCCCGTACATGCGCGAGCGCGCCGAGTCCATGGCGAACGTCTTCGTCGCCTCGGCGCCCTACGCGATCATCGTCGTTGACGAAGACGAGGTCATCCGCGATTTGAACGCCGCCGCGGAGCGCATGTTCGGGCGGTCAAGACATGAAATGCTGGGCGGGAAGCTAGGTGCGTTCATCGACCCATCGAGCTTCAGACAGGTCCTCGACGCGAAGACGTCGCTCCAGGTCGAGGTGGCTTATCCCGAGCTCGGCCTCGTCACGAGGCAGACCATATTCTACGAGCCGGAAGAGAGGCTCGCCATGGCCATCATTGCAGACATCACGGAGGAGAGGTCGCATGCCGCTCGCCTGCAGAATCTACGAGCGGAGACCCTGGAGAAGGCGCAGGGAGTGATAGACAAGCAGATGGAGGTCGCGCAGAAGATAGCGGGCCTCCTCGGGGAGACCACCGCCGAGACGAAGGTGCTGTTGACGCGGTTGATGAACGTGTTCAGGGAGGAAGGCAAGGGGAATGGTGGACCTCAGCGCAAACCTTAGAGTTGAGGTCGGAGTGAGCCAGCTGAACAAGCACGGCGAAGAGCTGTGCGGAGACAGCGTCGAGGTGAACAAGGGTTCCGGCTTCACCATCGTGGCCCTCTCCGACGGACTCGGGAGCGGGGTCAAGGCCAATATCCTGTCGTCTCTGACTGTCCGGATGATCGTCAACATGCTCAAGGGCGGCCTTGCCCTCGAGGATGTCATCGACGCCCTCGCGCGCACGCTTCCCGTGTGCGAGAAGCGGCATCTTGCGTATTCCACGTTCAGCGTCCTCCAGATCTTTCACGACGGCTCGGCTCACATTGCCGAGTACGACTCCCCGCCGGCGTTCGTGGGCCGGGGTCGGGAGCTCAGGTGTGTGCCGAGGTCGGAGTGCGTCATCGGGGGGCGCGTCATTAAGGAGGCCTTCTTCTCCGTCGAGGACGGGGACTGGATAGTGATGGTGAGCGACGGGGTTCTGCACGCTGGCATCGGAGGAGTGTGGAACACCGGTTGGGGATGGGACAGGGTCGCGGAATACGTGAGATCGGCGTCTGGCTGGGCTGAAACGTCCCACGAGTTCGCGGAGGAGATCGCGAGGGTCACGAACAAGCTGTACGGATTCAAACCAGGTGACGACGCGACAATCGTGGCGATTCGCACGAGGCGCGCTCGCAGCCTCACAGTGCTGGTAGGCCCGCCGGTGGACCGCGCGGACGACCAGGTGGTGGTGGGGAAGCTCATGGAGGAGCCTGGCAAGAAGGTCGTGTGCGGCGGAACCACCGGCAACATGGTCGCGCGCGTTCTGGGCAAACCCATCGAGGTCGATCTCAGGTCCCAAGACAGACGCGTCCCTCCCACCGCCGACATTGAGGGAATAGACCTCGTCACCGAGGGAATGCTCACGCTGTCGTACACGCTGGAGATGCTCAGGACAGGCGCGAAGCTGCGCGACGTGGCGTGGAAGAGGGACGGCGCGAGCCGCCTGGCGGCTGCGCTCCTCGAGGCGGATAGCGTCCGCGTCATCGTGGGGCGGGCCATCAACCCCGCGCACCAAAGCCCCGACGTGCCAGTCACCCTAGCGCTGAAGCAGAAGATAGTCGACGAGCTCTCTCAAGTCCTGAAGAGAATGGGCAAGCAGGTGTCTGTAGAGTACTACTAGCCTCGCAGGTCGCCCAAGGCTTCTCCTGACCTGTCTTTCACCAATCTTGACATCTCTTGACATCGCGACGGAAGCATGGTAGCTTACGAGGTACGATGGATGACTGACCGGTCAGTCATCCTGGAAAGTCATTCCGGTCAATCATCACTGTCAATCATCACGGTCAGTCGTCCTGGTCGGTCATCCAGGTCAGTCGTCCACAGGGATGCGACGGGGTGTTCATGAAGAGCAACTCTGACAGAGGGAATGAGTCTGTGGAGCCCCAAGAAAGCCGCGCAAGCGGCGGGAGGCGGGAAGGGAACGCGATGTCGATGGACATTGATGCAGGCTCGCTTGGCGGCGAAACCAGAGAGGCTGGAAAGCGCGACTTGATCCTTGACGCGGCCCAGCAAGTGTTCTCGAAGAAGGGCTTTCACCAGGCCACTGTCGAGGAGATAGCGGACGCGGCAGGCGTGGGCAAGGGCACGGTCTATCTCTATTTCCCCAGCAAGAAAGAGGTCCTCGTAGCTCTCATCGAGGAGCGACTCAGAGACCTTACGCGGGAGCTCGAGAGGCGCGCAAGGAGTGTCGCGGTGGGCGCGCGGAGCTGCACCGAGAAGCTGCGCAGGGCGATTTCCTATCAAATGGAGGTCCTTCGCAAGTCGCAGGATTTCCTCGCCGTGACGTTCGGCGACATAGGCGAGCTCGGGCGGGAGCTCGACAAGCGCACCAAGGATGCGCGCAGGGCTTTCCTCGCCGTCATGGAGTCCATCATCAGCGAGGGAACGAACAGGGGTGAGTTCCGGGACATAGACCCCCGCTTGGCATCATATGCCGTAGAGGGGATGATCATACACAGCGCTCTGGGCATGACCATAGGAGAGGGCGCTCAGATTTCGGAAGAGCATGTCTCGCAGCTCATCGACTTGTGCCTTCATGGCATCGTCCGCAATGGCATGGCCTGCGGCGAAAGCTGCGCCGACGCGTAAACCAGCGGTGTGGAGGCGGCGCGGAGCTGACGGGGGTCACTGAGTTGAGCTGACCGTACGAGGTTCAGGGGGTACGTGGCGATGGAACGACTTGCCAGATACACTGTGAAACATCCTGGAACAGTCGCGACCGTTCTCTGCGGGCTGACGCTCGTCTTCGCGTGCTTTCTGCCGCGAGTGCAGCTTAGGACGGATACCGCTGCGTTCGCTCCTGAGGACGACCCTGTGATCAAGGAGCTTGCGGAGACCGTCGAGGACTTCGGTTCACAGGACATCATCATGGTTGTAGTCAAGGGAGACGTCTTCGCTCCCGAGACCCTGGCCAAGGTGCGACGACTTGCCGACGGCATCGCAAACCTATCGGGCGTGGACAGGGTCACGACCCCCCTCGACGTCCAGTTGGTGCGGGGAGACGAGTTCGGCCTGCAGATCCTGCCCGCAGCCGAGCGCGTGCCCGAGACACTGGAGGAGGCAGAGGCCTTCCGGCAGGCGCTCAAGTCCACGCGCCAAGGCTCCGCCATGGTCGCCTCGAACGACGAGGCCATGGCCATTTTCATTACCCTCGAGCCAGGTATCGTGGCTTCGACCAGGGCTCATCACCTTGCCGGGGAGATAGAGGGCCTTGTGCGCCAGGAAGAGAGCCCTGGCCAGGAGACATACATAGTCGGGGAGGCGTACATGGGC
It includes:
- a CDS encoding NADH-dependent [FeFe] hydrogenase, group A6, coding for MPHVTVDGQKVEINGEKNILEVVRKAGIELPTFCYHSELSVYGACRMCSVEVEGMGLVAGCSTPPADGMVIRTNTERTLRLRRMVIELLLANHHRDCTTCEKNGMCKLQSLAYQLGVRKVRFGEREEMLPIDEGNPSVVRDPNKCILCGDCVRVCSEIQGVGVLDFAGRGSRTSVSPAFGRKLSQVECVYCGQCVAVCPTGALTGKSEVEAVWSALHDPSKTVVAQVAPAVRVALGEVFGGKPGEIGTGKVVAALKKLGFKKVFDTVFAADLTAVEECHEFLERLGKGENLPQFTSCCPGWVKFMEQYYPDMLPNLSTCKSPQQMFGSVIKRFYSKELGVRPEDVFVVSIMPCTAKKFEATRPEFASEGGIREVDAVLSTTELGMLLKQAGTVFDELEEEGFDQPFGLTTGGGVIFGVTGGVAEAVLRAAAGRLGVDPGGIEFQEVRGFDGTREATVRLGDAEISVAVVHGLANARRLVEAVRRREVCYNLVEVMACPGGCVGGGGQPYPNDVPARKARGKGLYRADRTMQLRSPSENLAVAKLYEKHLGGPGSTAAHEALHTAYGPRRRITGDMRINGAAPGALDVSVCVGTGCYLRGSYDVIDTFTRLAEDDEFMGRVNLKATFCLEHCDRGVSIKVGDEIITGVTPENAQRVFHDQVAARLTKEPCRACRS
- the nuoF gene encoding NADH-quinone oxidoreductase subunit NuoF, whose protein sequence is MTARLNTPQDVESYANDMKAALGRQRVRALVCAGTGCMANGSLKVYERLKDAIRERGLLIELDMVLDACKTESGSARDASAPGASRGESCNDGCTVRVGDASASTAHPASASEARGGRTLEVGDAPGATDGAPSAHGATSKSSAVGSAGGVGVSISGCHGFCQMGPLVRIEPQGILYVQVKPEDVEEIVETTLVRGEVVERLLYHDPSTGEPARTEESIPFYRRQVRVVLANCGRMNPEDIREAIAHGGYGAIARILSGMTPEEVIQTVTASGLRGRGGAGFPTGRKWSFARAAASDKKYVICNGDEGDPGAFMDRSVMEGDPHKVIEGLMIAAYAIGADEGFIYVRAEYPVAVSRLKRAVAQAREHGLLGRNILGSGFSFDITIKEGAGAFVCGEETALISSIEGRRGMPSPRPPYPATSGLFGRPTVINNVETLANLPAIITKGPEWFRSYGTPTSPGTKTFALAGQVANTGLVEVPMGLPLRDLIFDIGGGMRGGGKFKAVQIGGPSGGCLGEEHLDVGLDYESLAKVGAMVGSGGMVVMDDTACMVEVARFFMRFTQSESCGKCVPCREGTKQMLALLTKMTSGEGAPEDLGLLEELALAVKDGSLCGLGKTAPNPVLTTLKYFRPEYEAHVVRKRCPAGACQALRTYSIDALKCRGCTLCAKVCPIGAISGERGKPHVIDPEKCVKCGTCVEKCRFGAIHA
- a CDS encoding XRE family transcriptional regulator, producing the protein MDFGERLRRMRENAGLSARALAEKVGVSPSFIYQLERNEATPSFSTLKRIGAVLGTGVSVLTDDEFPEEWVVVRKGGRRRLVTGCDGVNIELFTFLGSRSKRMQACFVSLGPQASYPRENLVYGHERDDFVYVLEGSVEVLSGGKWYRLEPGDAAHFSIHSVEALRNADSSPAAALWVVSPSGV
- a CDS encoding (2Fe-2S) ferredoxin domain-containing protein, which produces MRGAVPVLTIFVCVGSSCFLRGAPDVIKAFEAEIERRAPGQVELKGTFCQDLCTLGVTVRIGSKVFSGVRPDDVPRLFDTEVVPLIESACER
- a CDS encoding PAS domain-containing protein yields the protein MSVIETIEAKCKDCYKCLRSCPVKAIRMERGDAPHELHARVAAERCVYDGTCVLVCPQRAKRVASDLHKVRSAIAGGAKVAASLAPSFPSAFALDGVNPLAVPAALRRLGFQIVQETAVGAELVGAEHARVLRETSVPLISSSCPAVVNLIERHYPEVITYLAPIVSPMIAHGRFLKRLVPGVKVAFIGPCIAKHEERAVPGLDDAVDFVLTFDELAGVFTQEGIDLSQIEPEDFDGPAPDLARLFPVSGGMLRASRLSTDMLDREVLSVSGMNNCREVLRWFVETLQSEKLGSCGACDATSQHSRGATPDPHNAGAVLPDPPNTEALPPDPRTTDVVTPDFHNAGAGASHARNADSVAPTARSADAATPNSHVAPTSQLPETSDPDHEAPLAGAHGSAPRLPRLVEMLACEGGCINGPMNPARDDIYARRARVLEYMERAGHARSQPPTRCSIGAIGAGEDAVPVASEQDRDGDRLMRPDEHVTLGPTVWLPRNLLHRSYRNLRPVAPTPDEDAIKAVLAKTGKYAPDDELNCGACGYDSCRDKAIAVLHGMADPEMCIPYMRERAESMANVFVASAPYAIIVVDEDEVIRDLNAAAERMFGRSRHEMLGGKLGAFIDPSSFRQVLDAKTSLQVEVAYPELGLVTRQTIFYEPEERLAMAIIADITEERSHAARLQNLRAETLEKAQGVIDKQMEVAQKIAGLLGETTAETKVLLTRLMNVFREEGKGNGGPQRKP